A genomic segment from Flammeovirga pectinis encodes:
- a CDS encoding DUF3817 domain-containing protein, with the protein MKSIKYLRIIGFIEGVSYLLLFGIGMPLKYMAEIGEPNRIIGSAHGFLFIAYVLLVLKVHYDTKWGLMNSFWAFIASLVPFGTFVADSKIFKKYVVA; encoded by the coding sequence ATGAAAAGTATAAAGTATTTAAGGATTATCGGTTTTATAGAGGGTGTTTCTTACTTATTATTATTTGGTATTGGTATGCCATTAAAATATATGGCAGAAATTGGAGAACCTAACCGTATTATTGGTTCTGCACATGGCTTTCTGTTTATTGCCTATGTACTCTTAGTTTTAAAAGTACATTACGATACGAAATGGGGTTTAATGAATTCTTTTTGGGCATTTATTGCATCTCTTGTTCCATTTGGAACGTTTGTAGCCGATAGTAAAATTTTTAAGAAATATGTTGTAGCATAA
- a CDS encoding DEAD/DEAH box helicase: MDFSVERFHQFQAQFDGLDKETKLKYAAVIVTSGMRGEAKTTLKNTIAPFFFQLSTIEYSNAFTELIEKMKGAEIIDVFILNRGHYHFTIHVEYYLIALYFLKECRGENLVEKIISTIRVDQKFYPDMFGTAKFKKESIIREFVLDDIRLNYHLMTMNYYTPIEGENNSYLEALIYGLFALFGLKIKEDTLSENLNLEDFLIIHNHLLYAIKNGSIDNNTAKSFIKASSASIEDGGVTNALILANQGYIASSLEVFEKENNLELEFYKITPLFIGKKYDEAFTILLKETGIDKVETHLKKKSSKFWEELDIMNEIIFQILFIQIIPQHVELLRNRYTYFTKQNKYYNKLFMNSLLDAQLLIKDGSDVNCESSKYDLRLHISTFIEEDLESLPNFAQALLIWLHGTIWGKEFKINQNIINTTVNKALSLHRGGSLWLSALFAEAHGVYQEIKEEDFSLGYLIDNEMTLFKDVIQESKIEEWELVLNKLTLLADNFKSIDKKQKKEPSKGRLLWVVADHRLYVEPMEQTILKNGKWSKPKKISDTRMLKKAVKGMLEIDFEILDKAIRTYGRGYFDFDVLEVWKRLPGHPNVVLESDDNVSVIVEKRPLELQIFEKGDNYKLGFDKEVNIDFPLKRETPTRVVYYDVDKKIKEWSESFPSDIILPKKSKDQLKKVVAALGQSLNIHSHVSEIQEELPEIKADKKLHALLTPRGNNILLELYMKPFTSTAPYVVPAQGTEVLVEEVDRMRTRAVRNLKAEEKVLEKFYAQRPQLDMTNDGHHAWELSDREETLNALLELQNGDEKPIVEWPKGVKFKLLGQVGGDKLTMNVQTKKRDWFAIGGEVKINEEVVVSLESLLKEFKNDPNSKYVQVEKDQFIALTDSLRKQLAALTSVAVQDKLELRVHKLASYGVLNDLTKEAVVRSDTTWTDLQTKINNASTESFAVPTTLDADLRDYQVEGFEWLSQLASWGGGACLADDMGLGKTLQGLALILSKAKAGPSFVVAPSSVTFNWVNEVRKFAPTMRVHLLFQASDREKVVAQAGPYDLVVCSYGLLQSNYKMIVEKDWNIVLLDEAQAIKNKTTKRSQVAMQLQANTRVITTGTPIENNLSELWNLFQFINPGLLGNWEAFNKNFVLRIDSGDQQHAKSAKKVLRQLIAPFILRRKKSEVLDELPSKTESVLSVTMTDDEQTLYEAHRRAALEEIEDIIKKKEKQNTHIQVLAELTKLRQLCCHASLVDHEWQVMGSKVKLLLETVHELKEGGHRALIFSQFVGFLSIIRKALDNEGVSYQYLDGSIPLKKRELAINNFQNGESDVFLISLKAGGTGLNLTAADYVIHMDPWWNPAVEDQATDRAYRMGQTRPVTVYRLITKDTIEEKMIALHADKRELADDLLSGTGKATKLNTKELLKLLQTNGPLLDV; this comes from the coding sequence ATGGATTTTTCAGTAGAACGCTTTCATCAATTTCAAGCACAATTTGATGGTTTAGATAAAGAAACTAAATTAAAATATGCAGCAGTAATTGTTACTTCCGGAATGAGGGGAGAAGCAAAAACAACTTTAAAGAATACTATTGCTCCATTTTTCTTTCAATTGTCTACCATCGAATACAGCAATGCCTTTACAGAGCTGATTGAAAAGATGAAAGGTGCTGAAATTATTGATGTCTTTATTTTAAATAGAGGACATTATCATTTTACTATCCATGTAGAATATTATTTAATTGCTCTTTATTTCTTAAAAGAATGTAGGGGTGAAAACTTGGTAGAAAAAATAATCTCGACAATTAGAGTAGATCAAAAGTTCTACCCTGATATGTTTGGAACTGCAAAGTTTAAAAAAGAAAGTATTATAAGGGAGTTTGTTTTAGATGACATTAGATTGAATTATCATTTAATGACCATGAATTACTATACTCCAATCGAAGGGGAAAATAACTCCTATTTAGAAGCATTAATTTATGGACTTTTTGCCCTCTTTGGGTTGAAAATTAAAGAAGATACGCTTTCAGAAAATCTTAATCTAGAAGATTTCCTTATTATTCATAATCACCTTTTGTATGCCATAAAAAACGGTTCTATTGATAACAATACGGCCAAAAGTTTTATAAAAGCATCTAGCGCGAGCATAGAAGATGGTGGTGTGACAAACGCTTTAATTCTTGCAAATCAAGGTTACATAGCGTCGTCTTTAGAAGTCTTTGAAAAAGAGAATAATCTAGAGCTCGAATTTTATAAGATTACACCATTATTTATTGGTAAAAAGTACGATGAAGCCTTTACAATTCTTTTAAAAGAAACAGGAATTGATAAAGTTGAAACGCATTTAAAAAAGAAATCATCTAAATTTTGGGAAGAATTGGATATCATGAACGAGATCATTTTTCAGATCTTGTTTATACAGATTATACCCCAACATGTAGAACTTTTAAGAAACAGATATACTTATTTTACTAAGCAAAATAAGTATTACAATAAGTTGTTCATGAATTCGCTTTTAGATGCCCAATTACTAATAAAAGACGGTTCTGATGTTAATTGCGAATCGTCTAAATACGACCTTCGTTTACACATAAGTACCTTTATAGAAGAAGACTTAGAAAGCTTACCCAACTTTGCACAAGCATTACTTATTTGGTTACATGGCACTATTTGGGGCAAAGAATTTAAGATAAATCAAAACATAATAAATACCACTGTAAATAAGGCTTTGTCTTTACACAGAGGTGGTTCTTTATGGTTATCGGCTTTATTTGCTGAGGCTCATGGAGTATATCAAGAGATTAAAGAAGAGGATTTCTCTTTAGGGTATCTCATTGATAATGAAATGACATTGTTTAAAGATGTTATTCAAGAATCTAAAATTGAAGAGTGGGAGCTTGTACTTAATAAGCTAACCTTGCTTGCCGATAATTTTAAATCAATTGATAAAAAACAGAAAAAAGAGCCGTCTAAAGGTAGGCTTTTATGGGTTGTTGCAGACCACCGTTTGTATGTAGAACCTATGGAGCAAACCATTCTAAAAAATGGAAAGTGGAGTAAACCAAAGAAAATTTCTGATACCCGAATGCTTAAAAAAGCTGTAAAGGGAATGTTAGAAATTGATTTTGAAATTCTTGATAAAGCCATTAGAACGTATGGTAGAGGGTATTTTGATTTTGATGTTTTAGAAGTATGGAAACGTCTTCCGGGGCATCCTAACGTTGTATTAGAAAGTGATGATAACGTATCTGTAATAGTAGAAAAAAGACCGTTAGAATTACAAATTTTTGAGAAAGGAGACAATTATAAGTTGGGTTTTGATAAAGAGGTAAACATTGATTTTCCTTTAAAAAGAGAAACACCAACAAGAGTAGTCTATTATGATGTAGATAAGAAAATTAAGGAATGGAGCGAATCTTTTCCGTCTGACATCATTTTACCAAAAAAATCAAAAGACCAATTAAAAAAAGTGGTGGCTGCTTTAGGGCAATCGTTAAATATCCACTCTCACGTAAGTGAAATTCAAGAAGAATTACCTGAAATTAAGGCAGATAAAAAATTGCATGCCTTACTTACTCCAAGAGGTAATAACATCTTATTGGAACTCTACATGAAACCCTTTACATCTACTGCTCCCTATGTAGTACCTGCACAAGGGACAGAGGTTTTAGTAGAAGAGGTAGACCGTATGCGAACGCGTGCTGTTAGAAATTTAAAAGCAGAGGAGAAGGTTTTAGAAAAATTCTACGCACAAAGGCCACAGTTAGACATGACAAACGATGGACATCATGCGTGGGAATTATCGGATAGAGAAGAAACTTTAAATGCCTTATTGGAACTTCAGAATGGTGATGAAAAGCCAATTGTGGAGTGGCCAAAAGGGGTGAAATTTAAACTGTTAGGTCAAGTTGGTGGCGACAAATTAACCATGAATGTACAAACCAAAAAACGTGATTGGTTTGCTATTGGTGGAGAAGTTAAAATTAACGAAGAGGTAGTTGTCTCTTTAGAATCGTTATTAAAGGAATTTAAGAATGATCCGAACAGCAAGTACGTTCAAGTAGAAAAAGACCAATTTATTGCGTTAACAGATAGCTTAAGAAAACAACTTGCCGCTTTAACAAGTGTTGCAGTACAAGATAAATTAGAACTTAGAGTACACAAATTAGCTTCTTATGGAGTACTAAATGATTTAACCAAAGAAGCAGTAGTAAGAAGCGATACTACTTGGACAGACCTACAAACCAAGATCAATAATGCAAGTACAGAAAGTTTTGCAGTGCCAACTACTTTAGATGCAGATCTTAGAGATTATCAGGTAGAAGGTTTTGAATGGTTGTCTCAGTTAGCATCTTGGGGAGGTGGAGCATGTTTAGCAGATGATATGGGTCTGGGGAAAACACTCCAAGGTTTAGCACTTATTTTAAGTAAAGCGAAAGCAGGACCTTCTTTTGTTGTCGCTCCTTCTTCAGTAACGTTTAACTGGGTAAATGAGGTGCGGAAATTTGCACCAACAATGCGTGTTCATTTGCTTTTTCAAGCATCTGATAGAGAAAAAGTTGTAGCCCAGGCAGGGCCTTATGATTTGGTAGTTTGTAGCTATGGTTTATTGCAATCAAACTACAAAATGATTGTAGAAAAAGATTGGAACATTGTTTTATTGGATGAGGCGCAAGCTATTAAGAATAAAACAACCAAGAGGTCTCAAGTAGCCATGCAATTACAAGCCAATACAAGAGTAATTACTACAGGTACACCAATAGAAAATAACCTTTCGGAACTTTGGAATCTCTTTCAATTTATAAACCCAGGGTTATTAGGTAATTGGGAAGCATTTAATAAAAACTTTGTATTACGTATTGATAGTGGCGACCAGCAACATGCTAAATCTGCTAAAAAAGTACTGCGTCAATTAATTGCTCCATTTATTCTTAGAAGAAAGAAAAGTGAAGTACTAGATGAGCTTCCTAGTAAAACAGAATCAGTATTGTCTGTAACTATGACAGATGATGAACAAACACTTTATGAGGCACACAGAAGAGCAGCCTTAGAAGAAATTGAAGACATAATTAAGAAGAAAGAAAAACAAAATACACATATTCAGGTACTTGCTGAACTTACTAAATTAAGACAGCTTTGTTGCCATGCTAGTTTAGTAGACCACGAGTGGCAAGTAATGGGAAGTAAAGTGAAACTGCTTCTAGAAACCGTACACGAACTCAAAGAAGGAGGACACAGAGCTTTAATTTTTAGTCAGTTTGTTGGCTTCTTGAGCATTATTAGAAAAGCACTAGATAATGAAGGGGTTTCTTATCAATATTTAGACGGATCAATTCCTTTAAAGAAAAGAGAATTGGCTATTAATAATTTTCAAAATGGAGAAAGTGATGTTTTCCTAATCTCTTTAAAAGCTGGTGGAACAGGATTAAACCTAACTGCAGCAGATTATGTTATTCATATGGATCCATGGTGGAACCCAGCAGTAGAAGATCAGGCAACGGATAGAGCATACAGAATGGGACAAACAAGACCAGTTACTGTATACCGTTTGATTACAAAAGATACCATAGAAGAAAAAATGATTGCCCTCCATGCAGACAAAAGAGAACTTGCCGATGATCTTTTAAGTGGAACGGGTAAAGCAACGAAATTAAATACAAAAGAACTCTTAAAACTATTACAGACTAATGGTCCGCTTTTAGATGTTTAG